In the genome of Lonchura striata isolate bLonStr1 chromosome 22, bLonStr1.mat, whole genome shotgun sequence, one region contains:
- the LOC110482283 gene encoding alpha-1-acid glycoprotein 2 → MLATLTLFLGLPLALATESPSCAPLVPITFDNTTIPQILGQWFYITGASRYPPHLAELRAVTFAAFSFSPGSHEDELNCTEIIRMNETCVVKNSTIQVFQQNSTMAHVDNGVVSMARLIQSDKDLLILNHINIDFPSLSLSARTPNVSKEHMEEFKAHLQCLGFTEEEVFYTSIEHACPLPGGEDNADPQLG, encoded by the exons ATGTTGGCCACCCTCACCCTcttcctggggctgcccctggccctggccacCGAGTCCCCAAGCTGTGCCCCGCTTGTCCCGATCACCTTCGACAACACCACCATCCCTCAG ATCCTGGGACAGTGGTTCTACATCACCGGGGCCTCCAGGTATCCCCCTCacctggcagagctgagggcagTGACATTTgcagctttttccttctctccaggcAGCCACGAGGATGAGCTCAACTGCACCGAAATCATAAGAAT GAATGAGACGTGTGTGGTGAAGAACTCCACGATCCAGGTCTTCCAGCAGAACTCCACCATGGCACATG TTGATAACGGGGTGGTTTCCATGGCCAGACTGATCCAAAGCGACAAAGACCTGCTGATCCTGAACCACATCAACATTGATTTCCCAAGTCTGAGTCTCTCAG CACGGACACCCAATGTGAGCAAGGAGCACATGGAGGAGTTCAAAGCCCacctgcagtgcctgggcttCACTGAGGAGGAGGTGTTCTACACTTCCATAGAG CATGCCTGTCCCCTGCCCGGGGGTGAAGACAATGCAGATCCTCAGCTGGGGTAA